From the Polynucleobacter sp. MWH-UH35A genome, one window contains:
- the rlmD gene encoding 23S rRNA (uracil(1939)-C(5))-methyltransferase RlmD, translating to MRRGDKPVNIEVAEPIRVEALDLDAQGIARLAPSEEEVTQDQGGKVIFIKGALPTELVRYTITSDKARFSKAKVREILKPAVFRTEPKCKAFGVCGGCTMQHLEIRAQVAMKQRVLEDDLQHIAKVKPDEILRPMGGPTWEYRHRARLSAVNRSIKKGTVLIGFHEGKSGYVADMLACEILPKHVSDLLPKMRKLVMGLSIVDRMPQIEIAVGEPEDPHSDDPQKNKPVTALVFRNLKPLTTQDEQLLRAFADQHQVWIWLQPKGIETVAPFYPQTGKLCYRLPEFEIEMPFKPADFTQVNHMMNRALVSRAIRMLEVKPTDRVLDLFCGIGNFTLPLARKAKQVLGIEGLESLTARAKANAVHNGLVDKASFMRSDLFEVTTETIASWGKAERWLMDPPREGAMEICKALAELHSQGSDLLPQRIVYVSCNPKTLARDVDILCHEAGYRLSSAGIINMFPHTSHVESIAVFDRPKSL from the coding sequence ATGCGTAGAGGAGATAAGCCAGTCAATATTGAAGTGGCTGAGCCGATTAGAGTGGAGGCGCTAGATCTTGATGCACAAGGAATCGCCCGCCTAGCGCCAAGTGAAGAAGAGGTAACGCAAGACCAAGGCGGCAAAGTCATATTTATCAAGGGTGCATTACCAACAGAGTTGGTCAGATACACCATCACTAGCGATAAGGCGCGCTTTAGTAAAGCCAAGGTCCGTGAAATTCTTAAGCCCGCAGTATTCAGAACTGAGCCTAAATGCAAAGCTTTTGGCGTATGCGGCGGCTGCACTATGCAGCATTTAGAAATTCGTGCACAAGTGGCAATGAAGCAGCGAGTGCTTGAAGATGATTTGCAACATATTGCTAAAGTAAAGCCCGATGAAATTCTCCGCCCCATGGGAGGACCCACTTGGGAATATCGTCATCGCGCACGCTTAAGCGCTGTAAATCGGTCTATTAAAAAGGGCACAGTGCTCATTGGTTTTCATGAAGGTAAAAGCGGTTATGTAGCAGATATGCTGGCCTGTGAGATCTTGCCCAAGCATGTGTCGGATTTATTGCCAAAGATGCGCAAGCTCGTCATGGGTTTATCGATTGTTGATCGCATGCCGCAGATTGAAATTGCTGTTGGCGAACCAGAAGATCCTCATTCTGACGACCCTCAGAAAAATAAACCAGTTACCGCCTTGGTATTTCGCAATCTCAAGCCGCTAACAACACAAGACGAACAACTCCTGCGAGCTTTTGCTGATCAGCATCAAGTCTGGATCTGGCTGCAACCCAAGGGTATTGAGACCGTAGCGCCGTTTTACCCGCAGACCGGCAAGCTTTGCTATCGTCTGCCCGAGTTTGAAATTGAGATGCCATTTAAACCTGCGGATTTCACGCAAGTCAATCACATGATGAATCGTGCATTGGTGAGTAGGGCGATTCGGATGCTAGAGGTAAAGCCAACAGATCGCGTGCTGGATTTGTTCTGCGGCATTGGTAATTTCACATTACCACTTGCACGAAAAGCAAAACAAGTTTTAGGTATTGAGGGGCTTGAGAGTTTGACGGCCCGAGCTAAGGCCAATGCAGTACATAACGGTTTAGTCGACAAAGCGAGTTTCATGCGAAGCGATTTGTTTGAAGTCACAACCGAAACAATAGCTTCATGGGGCAAAGCAGAGCGTTGGTTGATGGACCCACCACGTGAAGGTGCGATGGAAATTTGTAAAGCGCTTGCAGAATTGCACTCACAAGGAAGTGACTTGCTCCCGCAACGCATTGTGTATGTCTCTTGCAATCCCAAAACCTTAGCAAGAGATGTCGATATCTTGTGCCATGAAGCAGGTTATCGACTCAGTAGTGCGGGGATTATTAATATGTTTCCCCATACCTCCCACGTTGAATCTATCGCCGTATTTGACCGCCCGAAGAGTCTCTAA
- a CDS encoding Bax inhibitor-1 family protein, with product MSDLNSYGFGQTGSISTVQVRNRVLRNTYALLALSMVPTVIGAWLGVAMGLDLFSGSPFIGFMVFMAVAFGFFWAIEKNKDTGVGVLLLLGFTFFMGIMMSRLVGFTLNSYSNGATLIMLSFGGTAAIFATMATIATVSKSDFSGLGKFLMVGVLLLIVASLANIWLQLPALMLTVMVLAIAIFSAFILVDVQRVINGGETNYIMATLAIYLDVYNVFTNLLALLGIVGGNRD from the coding sequence ATGAGTGATCTGAACTCTTACGGCTTTGGCCAAACAGGCTCAATCAGTACCGTACAAGTACGCAACCGCGTACTCCGTAATACCTATGCGCTGCTTGCGCTGTCCATGGTGCCAACTGTTATCGGCGCCTGGCTTGGCGTTGCCATGGGCCTAGACCTCTTCTCCGGCAGCCCTTTTATTGGCTTCATGGTGTTTATGGCTGTTGCATTTGGTTTCTTCTGGGCAATCGAAAAGAATAAAGATACTGGCGTAGGCGTTCTTCTACTCCTGGGCTTTACCTTCTTCATGGGCATCATGATGTCCCGCTTGGTTGGCTTCACCCTCAATAGCTATAGCAATGGTGCAACACTCATTATGCTGTCCTTTGGTGGTACTGCAGCAATCTTCGCCACGATGGCAACCATCGCAACTGTCAGCAAGAGCGACTTCTCTGGCCTAGGTAAATTCTTGATGGTTGGCGTACTGCTCTTGATTGTTGCCTCCCTGGCAAACATCTGGTTGCAGTTGCCTGCTTTGATGTTGACTGTGATGGTATTGGCTATTGCAATCTTCTCTGCCTTTATTTTGGTTGACGTACAACGCGTCATCAACGGCGGCGAAACCAACTACATCATGGCTACTTTGGCTATCTACTTGGATGTGTACAACGTCTTCACCAACTTACTTGCCCTCTTGGGTATTGTTGGTGGCAATAGAGACTAA
- the ndk gene encoding nucleoside-diphosphate kinase → MAIERTLSIIKPDAVAKNVIGKIYDRFESAGLKIVASRMAHLSQNEAEQFYGVHKDRPFFKDLVSFMISGPVMIQVLQGEGAIAKNRNLMGATDPKKAEKGTIRADFADSIDANAVHGSDAPETAAVEVAFFFPGMNVFNR, encoded by the coding sequence ATGGCAATTGAACGCACCCTATCTATTATCAAACCTGATGCTGTCGCTAAAAACGTCATCGGCAAAATCTATGACCGTTTCGAATCAGCTGGTTTGAAGATTGTTGCTTCCAGAATGGCACATTTGTCACAAAATGAAGCAGAGCAGTTCTACGGCGTTCATAAAGATCGTCCTTTCTTTAAAGACTTGGTGAGCTTCATGATTTCTGGTCCAGTCATGATTCAAGTTTTGCAAGGCGAAGGCGCTATTGCTAAGAACCGCAACTTGATGGGTGCTACTGATCCTAAGAAAGCAGAAAAAGGCACAATCCGTGCTGACTTTGCTGACAGCATCGATGCAAACGCTGTTCATGGTTCTGATGCTCCTGAAACTGCTGCTGTGGAAGTTGCATTCTTCTTCCCTGGCATGAATGTTTTCAATCGTTAA
- the rlmN gene encoding 23S rRNA (adenine(2503)-C(2))-methyltransferase RlmN has translation MTSPRVNLLDFDADQMAAYVAGLNEKPFRAKQLMQWIHQRGVSDINDMSDLAKSFRATLLDKAEVLSLPVIKDEHALDGTRKWLLDVGAGNAVESVFIPEDDRGTLCISSQAGCAVNCRFCSTGHQGFSRNLTSGEIIGQLWFAEHLLRNDPDAIRRIEKFPTPGWEHAGRVISNVVMMGMGEPLLNYDNVVSALRLMLDDRAYGLSRRRVTVSTSGVVPMIDRLAQDCPVALAVSLHAPNDALRDQLVPLNQKYPLRELLDACERYLPFAPRDFLTFEYCMLDGVNDSDIQAKELVRLLKNIKCKINLIPFNPFPESGLKRSSAQRVNAFASILLDASMVATVRKTRGDDIAAACGQLAGDVVDRTRVRERAVHSAEIDIEEIKSEDYPIERPIEWLKKLN, from the coding sequence TTGACCTCCCCGCGCGTAAATCTCTTAGATTTTGACGCTGACCAAATGGCAGCGTATGTCGCGGGGTTGAATGAAAAGCCCTTTAGGGCAAAGCAGCTCATGCAGTGGATACATCAACGAGGTGTGTCGGACATTAATGACATGAGTGATTTAGCAAAAAGCTTTAGAGCGACTTTGCTAGATAAAGCCGAAGTACTTTCTCTCCCCGTTATCAAAGATGAACATGCCCTAGACGGCACCCGCAAGTGGTTGCTGGACGTGGGTGCAGGTAATGCGGTGGAATCTGTGTTTATTCCCGAAGATGATCGAGGCACTTTGTGTATCTCTTCTCAGGCGGGCTGTGCAGTCAATTGCCGTTTTTGCTCTACTGGGCATCAAGGCTTTTCACGCAACCTCACTTCTGGCGAGATCATCGGGCAACTTTGGTTTGCTGAGCACCTTTTGCGCAATGATCCAGACGCAATTCGTCGCATTGAAAAATTTCCTACGCCCGGCTGGGAACACGCGGGCCGAGTCATTTCGAATGTGGTGATGATGGGCATGGGCGAACCCTTACTCAATTACGATAATGTTGTGTCTGCGTTGCGCTTAATGCTCGATGACAGAGCTTATGGTTTGTCACGTCGTCGTGTGACTGTTTCTACATCCGGTGTAGTGCCGATGATTGATCGCTTGGCACAAGATTGTCCAGTGGCGTTAGCTGTTTCCTTGCACGCACCGAATGACGCATTACGTGATCAGCTGGTGCCGCTAAATCAAAAATATCCTTTGCGTGAATTGCTAGACGCTTGTGAGCGTTACTTGCCATTTGCGCCAAGAGACTTTTTAACCTTTGAATACTGCATGCTCGATGGCGTGAATGATTCTGATATTCAAGCGAAAGAATTGGTGCGCTTACTTAAAAATATCAAGTGCAAGATTAATCTCATTCCGTTCAATCCATTCCCAGAATCTGGTTTAAAACGCTCCTCAGCTCAGCGTGTAAATGCCTTTGCGAGCATCTTGTTGGATGCCAGTATGGTCGCAACAGTCCGTAAGACTCGCGGTGATGACATTGCCGCAGCCTGCGGACAGTTGGCGGGGGATGTAGTGGATCGCACCCGTGTACGTGAACGTGCTGTGCATAGCGCTGAGATTGACATCGAAGAAATTAAATCTGAAGACTACCCCATTGAGCGTCCGATTGAGTGGCTCAAAAAGTTAAATTAA
- the ispG gene encoding flavodoxin-dependent (E)-4-hydroxy-3-methylbut-2-enyl-diphosphate synthase: MSSANSLSPLPNLPLGPSPKRATRQATVAWKNNIITVGGDAPVRVQSMTNTDTADAVGTAIQVKELARAGSEMVRITVNTPEAAAAVPYIREQLDKMDVLVPLIGDFHYNGHTLLNDYPECAKALSKYRINPGNVGKGAKRDPQFAQMIEAACKYDKPIRIGVNWGSLDQELLASIMDSNAALAVPKTAQEVMIEALIQSALQSAEKAVELGMNPNQILLSCKVSNVQDLVAVYRDLSRRSDYPLHLGLTEAGMGSKGIVSSTAAMAILLQEGIGDTIRVSLTPDPGAPRENEVIVAQEILQTMGLRNFTPMVIACPGCGRTTSTTFQELAANIQSYLRQQMPVWKKTHPGVENMNVAVMGCIVNGPGESKHANIGISLPGTGETPAAPVFVDGVKVKTLRGEKIAEEFQVIVDEYVKQNYASQI, translated from the coding sequence ATGAGTTCAGCTAATTCTTTGTCACCATTGCCCAATTTACCCTTAGGTCCTTCGCCAAAGCGGGCAACACGTCAAGCAACAGTTGCCTGGAAAAATAACATCATCACGGTTGGTGGCGATGCGCCTGTGCGCGTGCAGTCGATGACCAATACCGATACTGCGGATGCAGTGGGTACAGCGATTCAAGTAAAAGAATTGGCTCGTGCCGGTTCCGAGATGGTGCGTATTACCGTCAATACGCCAGAGGCTGCAGCAGCAGTTCCATACATTCGTGAGCAGTTAGATAAGATGGATGTATTGGTGCCATTGATTGGTGACTTTCATTACAACGGCCACACCTTATTAAATGATTACCCAGAGTGCGCTAAGGCACTCTCTAAGTACCGCATTAATCCAGGCAATGTGGGTAAGGGCGCAAAGCGTGACCCGCAATTTGCACAAATGATTGAGGCAGCCTGCAAATACGATAAGCCCATTCGGATTGGGGTGAACTGGGGAAGCCTAGACCAGGAACTTTTGGCTTCCATTATGGATAGCAATGCTGCTTTAGCAGTTCCAAAGACTGCGCAAGAGGTCATGATTGAAGCTTTGATTCAGTCAGCATTGCAATCTGCAGAAAAGGCTGTCGAATTGGGCATGAACCCCAATCAAATTTTGCTCTCTTGCAAAGTCAGCAATGTTCAAGATTTAGTTGCGGTGTATCGTGATCTCTCCCGTCGTTCTGACTATCCATTGCATTTGGGATTAACTGAAGCAGGCATGGGTAGTAAAGGGATTGTCTCTTCAACAGCAGCAATGGCCATCTTGTTGCAAGAGGGTATCGGCGACACGATTCGTGTTTCATTAACTCCTGATCCAGGTGCGCCTCGTGAAAACGAAGTGATTGTTGCTCAAGAAATTTTGCAAACTATGGGCTTACGTAACTTCACGCCTATGGTGATCGCATGCCCTGGTTGCGGCAGAACGACTAGTACGACATTCCAAGAGCTCGCTGCCAATATCCAGTCTTATTTGCGTCAACAGATGCCGGTTTGGAAGAAAACCCATCCGGGCGTAGAGAATATGAATGTAGCTGTAATGGGATGTATCGTGAACGGCCCAGGTGAGTCCAAGCATGCCAATATTGGTATTTCCTTGCCAGGAACCGGCGAAACCCCAGCGGCGCCAGTATTTGTGGATGGAGTTAAAGTAAAAACGCTGCGTGGTGAGAAAATTGCCGAAGAGTTTCAGGTAATTGTTGATGAGTACGTCAAACAGAACTATGCATCTCAAATTTAA
- the hisS gene encoding histidine--tRNA ligase encodes MTDQSKDPKAQAKAQKTQKINGVRGMNDLLPADAAQWAHLEHVLRDLTRSYGYEFLRTPIVEATAVFQRGIGEVTDIVEKEMYSFEDRLNGEQLTLRPEGTAALVRSVIENNLLYEGPKRLWYTGPMFRHERPQRGRYRQFHQFGIEALGFAGPDIDAEIILMGQRLWDELGLKGVRLEINSLGQAPERAEHRAALVTYFEKNQSQLDEDSQRRLLTNPLRILDSKNPEMQALIEGAPKLLDFLGEESLKHFNAVQELLKANNIPCKINPRLVRGLDYYNLTVFEWVTDELGAQGTIAGGGRYDPLIERMGGKAAPACGWAMGMERVLELMKVSGSLPEAQAQCDIFVLHQGGETLTAAMIIAERLRSAGIDTILFCPPDGQSASFKSQMKKADSSGAAFAVIIGPDELARNEAQLKDLRGTGEQKSVPLEDVLGAAIDALVGASE; translated from the coding sequence ATGACCGACCAAAGTAAAGATCCGAAAGCGCAAGCTAAAGCACAAAAGACGCAAAAAATTAATGGCGTGCGCGGCATGAATGATCTGCTGCCAGCAGATGCTGCGCAGTGGGCACATCTTGAGCATGTTTTGCGCGATCTTACTCGTTCTTATGGTTATGAGTTTTTGAGAACTCCAATTGTTGAGGCAACAGCCGTATTTCAACGTGGCATTGGTGAGGTTACCGACATTGTTGAAAAAGAAATGTATTCTTTTGAAGATCGCTTGAATGGCGAGCAACTCACTTTGCGTCCTGAAGGTACAGCGGCGTTAGTGCGCTCTGTCATTGAAAATAATTTGCTTTATGAGGGGCCCAAGCGTCTTTGGTATACCGGCCCCATGTTCCGACATGAGCGCCCACAACGTGGTCGCTATCGTCAGTTCCACCAGTTTGGCATTGAGGCCCTGGGGTTTGCTGGTCCTGATATCGATGCCGAAATCATTCTGATGGGTCAACGCCTCTGGGATGAACTCGGCTTGAAGGGTGTGCGCCTAGAAATCAATTCTTTAGGCCAGGCGCCAGAGCGCGCTGAGCATCGCGCAGCCTTGGTAACTTACTTTGAGAAGAATCAATCTCAACTAGATGAAGATTCACAGCGTCGCTTGTTGACCAATCCATTGCGTATCTTAGATTCTAAGAATCCGGAGATGCAGGCCTTGATTGAAGGGGCACCCAAATTATTGGATTTCTTGGGTGAAGAATCACTCAAGCATTTCAATGCAGTACAAGAATTACTCAAGGCCAATAATATCCCTTGCAAAATCAATCCGCGCTTAGTGCGTGGCCTGGATTACTACAACCTCACAGTGTTTGAGTGGGTAACCGATGAACTTGGTGCGCAAGGCACGATTGCTGGTGGCGGACGTTATGACCCATTGATCGAACGCATGGGTGGTAAAGCTGCACCAGCTTGTGGATGGGCAATGGGGATGGAGCGTGTCCTTGAGCTCATGAAAGTTTCTGGTTCCTTGCCCGAAGCGCAAGCTCAATGCGACATTTTTGTATTGCATCAAGGCGGTGAGACATTGACCGCTGCCATGATTATTGCTGAGCGCCTCCGCAGTGCAGGTATCGACACTATTCTTTTCTGTCCTCCAGATGGTCAATCGGCCAGCTTTAAGTCTCAAATGAAGAAAGCTGACAGTAGTGGGGCTGCCTTTGCGGTCATTATTGGTCCGGATGAATTGGCCAGAAATGAGGCGCAACTCAAGGACTTACGTGGCACAGGCGAGCAAAAGTCAGTTCCCCTGGAAGATGTCTTGGGTGCCGCAATTGATGCGCTAGTAGGCGCCTCCGAATAG
- a CDS encoding tetratricopeptide repeat protein, with translation MPLDLEEQEQLDQFKAFWQKYRNLITGVVTVALFAYAAYSGYQWWRNSQALEASKLYETMVGAIAKGDKDQTLRAADDLQKDFGRTPYAAMSSLIAARIAVDAGDSAKGLDYLRWAAKNASNDGYLALAKLRLVTQLIEQGGEKDFAEADQILKEKPIAGFESLWLERRGDWYLAQKKNAEAKTSYQDAWKKLDQAKEFPEEARRLLKVKLDAVGGVAQ, from the coding sequence ATGCCTTTAGATTTAGAAGAACAAGAACAATTAGACCAATTCAAGGCGTTTTGGCAAAAGTACCGAAACCTCATCACTGGCGTAGTAACGGTTGCATTGTTTGCTTATGCTGCATACAGCGGCTATCAGTGGTGGCGTAATAGTCAAGCACTTGAAGCCTCTAAGTTGTATGAAACCATGGTGGGCGCCATTGCTAAGGGCGACAAAGATCAGACTTTACGCGCAGCGGATGATTTGCAGAAAGATTTTGGACGCACGCCTTATGCAGCAATGTCCAGTTTGATTGCTGCACGGATTGCAGTGGATGCGGGAGATAGCGCCAAAGGATTAGATTATTTGCGTTGGGCGGCAAAGAATGCCTCAAATGACGGTTATCTCGCATTAGCGAAATTGCGTTTAGTGACTCAGCTCATTGAGCAGGGCGGTGAGAAAGATTTTGCGGAAGCCGATCAAATCCTGAAAGAGAAGCCGATTGCTGGCTTTGAATCTTTATGGCTTGAGCGTCGTGGCGATTGGTATTTGGCTCAAAAGAAAAATGCTGAAGCGAAAACAAGCTACCAAGATGCTTGGAAAAAATTAGATCAAGCAAAAGAATTTCCTGAGGAGGCACGTCGCCTCTTAAAAGTTAAATTAGATGCTGTTGGAGGAGTTGCTCAGTGA